From Woronichinia naegeliana WA131, the proteins below share one genomic window:
- a CDS encoding type I polyketide synthase, producing MTPAIAIVGMACRYPDANSPQELWENALAQRRAFRRIPPERLSLSDYFSEDLNTPDAIYSSQAALITNYEFDRVNFRTVGSTYRSADLTHWLALEVAANALADAGFKNGEGLPKETTGVLLGNTLTGEMSRANTLRLRWPYVRRTVANLLSQKGMNAEEKQSFLLELESQFKAPFTEIGEESLAGNLSNTIAGRICNYFDLKGGGYAVDGACSSSLLAIAQACSGLISGDLDVALAGGVDISIDPFELVGFAKVGALAPDEMRIYDQRSTGFIPGEGCGFVVLMPYETAIAERKPIYGVIRGWGISSDGHGGLTRPEVEGQRFAIQRAYRRAGFGIDSIGYFEGHGTGTVVGDATELAVLSSSRQNTEVNPENSQAVIGSIKANIGHTKAAAGIAGFIKATMALHHQILPPTTGCQTPAETLQQENAPLKILKKGQLWPEKLPLRAAVSAMGFGGINSHVVIEGASTIRRQALTTKEETLLSSYQDRELLLFSATTVEDLLQKIEHLLTFTSQLSLAEIGDLAAELAKNIDNKLSLRAAIITRNPQELTQQLKILKNYLENPHTQDLNQENIFISPPFQGGLGGIKSFKEGLETIKIGFLFPGQAAPVYPNGNLWEHRFPAIAALYQQTELPINEPLQSTLLAQLAIITASLTGLEILTQLGITAEVAVGHSLGELCALHWAGVYNQESLIKLAKMRGQIMANLGELTGTMASIGSDQKTVQTLIAAQNVVIAGLNSPQQTVISGAINAVNQVVEKAKNQGIKAIILPVSQAFHSPFMKDAITPFNDYLVKETFSPLQKSVISTVIGSDLKFDQNISSLLLQQLTDPVRFIEAVTIADKKIDLWIEVGSGQILNRLVKDFLTTPVISLDSSSNSLQGLFQIVARLFSLGIEINYPVVFSNRFHRPFDLNWQPKFFANPCELAPILAGDSELLRIQKPTELASIEAEKNVIVGNPFAKSATSKIDCVRHLVAQRTELPIAAIHDHHRLLSDLHLNSITVGQLVVEAARNLGLTPPISPTDYADASVSEIAQSLEDLTLVTDNPREEHFPAGVAHWIRPFTVQWVEEKTQDSRLKFEGSDWQIIDLVDNDLTRALSKIIKAWEGIGVIVCLPSNPTLNALESLLRSAKNCLQNPQSTHFVLIQNNHYAASFARTFFLENPQIITCVINLNFDDPQAKNWIETEVKTAQTFVEVTYDIHGVRRTPTLELLEIPFTSIAPNFQVNDNDLLLVTGGGKGIAAESALVLAKTTGVSLVLLGRSEPKNDPELARNLSRMTSAGIKVNYFSCDVTIPEKVAEIIQKIEIKLGKITAIIHGAGVNQPKLIRNLELTDFINTFAPKVNGLANLLNAIPHIQLKQLITFGSIIARTGLPGEADYALANDILGHLVSQFQGQNPHCHCVNIDWSVWSGTGMGERLGRIDSLVQQGITPLSPDQAIAVLRQLMSQVLPTTSVVVTGRFGNPPTLTLSHRELPLLRFLENPKVDYPGIELVVEAELSLATDPYLQDHVYQGEYIFPAVMGLEAIAEVAMALADTTEITQLENVQFNRPIVVSTDNPPTIRIAAITRETNQIEVVIRSEQTAFAIDHFRAICRLTSPASPSPRPSLSPSSRPNVDPPTHLYKELLFHQGRFQRLQSYHHLKAMECIAEIKTDTRTPWFSRYLPQDLKLGDAGARDAAIHALQACIPHATILPVGIEKLTIYQVNDQVNHQVTAIEREHDGDRFIYDLWVTTESGTILEVWQGLTLQIIQKKPPQSPWLAELLPAYLERCLRENIPSVNNSNFSLIFDQDGTVEPRIRSDRALAHLTATTELIRRRLDGKPDDINGQFVSVSHCQDLTLAITANTPLACDLEMITPRNPDLWRDLLGQETLALAQLLTRETNESFDTIATRLWAAKECLKKVGAMPNAALAFTQATEQVIWFQSGIVLEKQLNLAIATFVITLHNFDSPLVIALLIAKVKSG from the coding sequence ATGACTCCTGCTATTGCGATCGTGGGGATGGCCTGCCGCTATCCTGATGCCAATTCCCCCCAAGAACTCTGGGAAAATGCCCTAGCTCAACGCCGCGCTTTTCGTCGTATTCCTCCCGAAAGATTGTCTCTCTCCGATTATTTTTCCGAGGACTTAAATACCCCTGATGCTATCTATTCAAGCCAAGCCGCTTTAATTACGAATTACGAATTTGATCGGGTTAATTTTCGGACAGTGGGTAGTACCTATCGTTCAGCCGATTTAACCCATTGGTTGGCCCTAGAAGTAGCGGCTAATGCTTTAGCAGATGCAGGTTTTAAAAACGGTGAAGGTCTTCCCAAAGAGACAACAGGAGTGCTTTTAGGTAATACCTTGACGGGAGAGATGTCACGGGCTAACACTTTGCGTTTGCGTTGGCCCTACGTCCGTCGCACGGTGGCAAATCTTTTAAGTCAAAAAGGAATGAATGCCGAAGAAAAACAGTCTTTTTTATTAGAATTAGAAAGTCAATTTAAAGCTCCTTTTACTGAAATTGGGGAAGAATCCTTAGCAGGAAATTTATCGAATACGATCGCAGGTCGAATTTGTAATTATTTTGATCTTAAAGGGGGCGGTTACGCTGTTGATGGAGCCTGTAGTTCTTCTTTGTTGGCGATCGCCCAGGCCTGTTCAGGGTTAATCAGTGGTGATTTAGACGTGGCTCTGGCAGGGGGAGTAGATATTAGTATTGATCCCTTTGAACTAGTGGGATTTGCCAAAGTAGGGGCTTTAGCTCCCGATGAAATGCGAATTTATGATCAACGTTCGACGGGTTTTATTCCAGGAGAAGGTTGCGGTTTTGTGGTTTTAATGCCCTATGAAACGGCGATCGCGGAACGCAAACCCATTTATGGGGTAATTCGTGGTTGGGGCATTTCCTCCGATGGTCACGGCGGGCTTACTCGGCCAGAAGTTGAAGGTCAACGCTTTGCTATTCAACGAGCCTATCGTCGGGCGGGTTTTGGCATTGACAGTATTGGTTATTTTGAAGGTCATGGTACGGGAACGGTTGTTGGCGATGCGACTGAATTAGCGGTTTTAAGTTCTAGTCGTCAAAATACAGAAGTAAACCCAGAAAATTCTCAAGCAGTTATTGGTTCTATTAAAGCGAATATTGGCCATACCAAAGCCGCCGCAGGTATCGCAGGTTTTATCAAAGCAACAATGGCTCTGCATCATCAAATTTTACCGCCGACAACGGGATGTCAAACGCCTGCTGAAACGTTGCAACAGGAAAACGCACCTCTCAAAATTTTAAAAAAAGGACAACTTTGGCCCGAAAAATTGCCATTAAGAGCCGCCGTTAGCGCAATGGGATTCGGGGGAATTAATAGTCATGTTGTCATTGAAGGAGCCAGTACAATCCGACGACAAGCTTTAACTACCAAAGAAGAAACCCTTTTATCCAGTTATCAAGATAGAGAATTATTATTATTTTCCGCTACGACTGTTGAAGATTTATTACAAAAAATTGAGCATCTTTTAACATTTACTTCCCAATTATCTCTAGCAGAAATAGGAGATTTAGCTGCCGAACTTGCTAAAAATATAGATAATAAATTATCCTTACGTGCGGCTATTATTACTCGTAATCCCCAGGAATTAACTCAACAGTTAAAAATCCTCAAAAACTATCTAGAAAATCCCCATACTCAAGACCTTAACCAAGAAAACATCTTCATTTCCCCCCCTTTCCAAGGGGGGCTAGGGGGGATCAAATCTTTCAAAGAGGGATTAGAGACGATTAAAATCGGCTTTCTTTTCCCTGGCCAAGCCGCCCCTGTTTACCCTAATGGCAATCTCTGGGAACATCGTTTTCCCGCGATCGCGGCCCTCTACCAACAAACAGAATTACCCATTAATGAACCCCTGCAATCTACCCTTTTGGCTCAACTTGCTATCATTACAGCCTCTTTAACTGGTTTAGAAATCCTCACACAATTAGGGATTACCGCAGAAGTTGCAGTGGGTCATAGTTTAGGGGAACTTTGCGCTCTCCATTGGGCAGGAGTTTATAACCAAGAAAGCCTAATAAAACTAGCAAAAATGCGCGGTCAAATTATGGCCAATTTAGGAGAATTAACAGGAACAATGGCCAGTATTGGCAGTGATCAAAAAACGGTACAGACTCTCATTGCAGCGCAAAATGTAGTCATTGCAGGTTTAAATTCTCCACAACAAACGGTTATTTCTGGGGCAATTAATGCAGTTAATCAAGTTGTAGAAAAGGCTAAAAATCAAGGAATAAAAGCAATTATTTTACCTGTTTCCCAAGCCTTCCATTCTCCCTTCATGAAAGACGCGATCACTCCTTTTAATGACTATTTAGTAAAAGAAACCTTTTCTCCTCTACAAAAATCAGTTATTTCTACCGTAATAGGTTCCGATTTAAAATTCGACCAAAATATTTCTTCCTTGCTTTTACAACAATTAACTGATCCCGTTCGTTTTATTGAAGCTGTTACCATTGCCGATAAAAAGATTGATCTCTGGATTGAAGTTGGGTCAGGACAAATTTTAAACCGTTTAGTCAAGGATTTTCTAACGACTCCCGTAATTTCTCTTGATAGCAGTAGCAATTCTTTACAGGGATTATTTCAGATTGTTGCCAGGCTGTTTAGTTTAGGGATAGAGATTAACTATCCAGTTGTCTTTTCAAACCGTTTTCATCGTCCCTTCGATTTAAATTGGCAACCTAAATTTTTTGCCAATCCCTGTGAATTAGCCCCAATTTTAGCTGGAGATAGTGAATTATTGAGGATTCAAAAGCCAACAGAATTAGCTTCTATTGAAGCCGAAAAAAACGTAATAGTTGGTAATCCTTTCGCTAAATCGGCAACCTCAAAAATTGACTGTGTACGTCATCTTGTCGCTCAACGAACAGAATTACCGATCGCCGCAATTCACGACCATCATCGTCTTCTGAGTGATCTGCATCTTAACTCAATTACCGTTGGACAGTTAGTTGTAGAAGCGGCTCGAAATTTGGGTTTAACTCCTCCCATTTCACCTACCGATTATGCCGATGCCAGCGTCAGCGAAATTGCCCAATCATTAGAAGATTTGACACTGGTAACAGATAATCCTAGAGAGGAACATTTTCCCGCAGGTGTAGCCCATTGGATACGTCCTTTTACTGTGCAATGGGTTGAAGAAAAAACTCAAGATTCAAGGTTAAAATTTGAGGGATCGGATTGGCAAATTATTGATTTAGTCGATAATGATTTGACCCGCGCTTTGTCAAAAATAATTAAAGCCTGGGAAGGAATAGGAGTTATAGTTTGCTTGCCAAGTAATCCGACGTTAAATGCTCTGGAATCTCTGTTAAGGTCAGCTAAAAATTGTCTGCAAAATCCCCAATCAACTCATTTTGTTTTAATTCAGAATAATCATTATGCGGCTAGTTTCGCTCGCACTTTTTTTTTAGAAAACCCTCAAATTATAACCTGTGTGATCAATCTCAATTTTGATGATCCCCAGGCAAAAAATTGGATTGAGACAGAAGTTAAGACTGCCCAGACTTTTGTAGAAGTAACTTATGATATTCACGGTGTTCGACGTACTCCAACCCTAGAACTCCTAGAAATACCTTTTACTTCTATTGCTCCCAACTTTCAAGTTAATGATAATGATCTACTTTTGGTTACAGGGGGCGGTAAAGGAATTGCCGCAGAATCTGCTTTAGTATTAGCGAAAACAACGGGAGTATCGCTAGTTTTATTAGGACGTTCAGAACCTAAAAATGATCCAGAACTCGCTCGAAATTTGTCAAGGATGACATCAGCAGGAATTAAGGTTAATTACTTTTCCTGTGATGTGACGATTCCAGAAAAAGTTGCTGAAATTATCCAAAAAATTGAGATTAAATTGGGTAAAATTACAGCTATTATTCACGGAGCAGGGGTTAATCAACCTAAACTCATTAGAAATTTAGAGTTAACAGATTTTATTAACACTTTTGCCCCTAAAGTTAATGGTTTAGCAAATTTACTCAATGCAATTCCCCATATCCAACTTAAACAATTAATTACCTTTGGCTCTATTATCGCCCGTACTGGTTTACCAGGTGAGGCTGATTATGCTTTAGCTAACGATATTTTAGGCCATTTAGTTTCCCAATTTCAGGGTCAAAATCCTCATTGTCACTGTGTCAATATTGATTGGTCAGTGTGGTCAGGAACAGGAATGGGAGAACGTTTAGGACGCATTGATTCACTTGTGCAGCAGGGTATTACCCCTCTTTCACCCGATCAGGCGATCGCCGTTTTGCGTCAATTAATGAGCCAAGTTTTACCCACAACATCAGTGGTTGTAACAGGTCGTTTTGGGAATCCCCCGACCCTAACATTAAGTCATCGAGAATTGCCTTTATTACGCTTTTTAGAAAATCCCAAAGTAGATTATCCAGGGATTGAATTAGTCGTTGAAGCAGAACTGTCTTTAGCGACTGATCCTTACTTGCAAGATCACGTTTATCAAGGAGAATATATTTTTCCTGCGGTGATGGGGTTAGAAGCGATCGCCGAAGTAGCAATGGCCTTAGCTGACACAACAGAAATTACTCAACTAGAAAATGTTCAATTTAACCGTCCGATTGTCGTATCGACAGATAATCCCCCAACCATTCGTATAGCGGCGATCACTCGTGAAACCAACCAAATTGAAGTTGTTATTCGTAGCGAACAAACTGCTTTTGCTATTGATCATTTTCGCGCCATCTGTCGCCTAACATCCCCTGCCTCCCCCTCTCCCCGTCCCTCCCTCTCCCCATCCTCCCGTCCGAATGTCGATCCCCCAACCCATCTCTACAAAGAATTACTTTTCCATCAAGGGCGTTTTCAACGATTACAAAGTTATCATCATTTAAAAGCAATGGAATGTATTGCAGAAATTAAAACTGATACTCGAACCCCCTGGTTCAGTCGTTATTTACCCCAAGATTTAAAATTAGGGGATGCAGGTGCCAGAGATGCTGCTATTCATGCCCTACAAGCTTGCATTCCCCATGCAACAATTCTTCCCGTTGGAATCGAAAAGTTAACTATTTATCAAGTTAATGACCAGGTGAATCATCAAGTGACAGCCATTGAACGGGAACATGATGGCGATCGCTTTATTTACGATCTCTGGGTAACAACAGAATCGGGTACTATTTTAGAAGTTTGGCAAGGTTTAACTCTACAAATTATCCAGAAAAAGCCTCCACAATCACCCTGGTTAGCAGAATTGTTACCAGCCTATCTAGAGCGTTGTTTACGGGAAAATATTCCTTCAGTTAACAATAGCAATTTTAGCCTTATTTTTGATCAAGATGGGACGGTAGAACCACGAATTAGAAGCGATCGCGCTTTAGCCCATTTAACCGCAACAACAGAATTAATTCGCCGCCGTTTAGATGGTAAACCCGATGATATTAACGGTCAGTTTGTCTCAGTTTCCCATTGCCAAGATCTAACTTTGGCGATAACAGCGAATACCCCTCTTGCCTGTGATTTAGAAATGATTACTCCTCGAAATCCTGATCTTTGGAGAGATTTATTAGGGCAAGAAACTCTGGCATTAGCTCAACTTTTGACCAGGGAAACTAATGAAAGTTTCGATACCATTGCCACTCGTCTTTGGGCCGCAAAGGAATGTTTGAAAAAAGTCGGAGCCATGCCTAATGCAGCTTTAGCTTTTACTCAGGCAACAGAACAAGTTATTTGGTTTCAATCAGGAATTGTTTTGGAGAAACAACTCAATTTAGCGATCGCGACGTTTGTCATTACCTTGCACAATTTCGATTCTCCCTTAGTGATTGCTCTGTTAATTGCCAAGGTGAAATCTGGATAA